In Flavobacterium gelatinilyticum, a genomic segment contains:
- a CDS encoding isoprenyl transferase, whose product MNLIDSIDHSNLPKHLAIIMDGNGRWAKQQGFLRAFGHENGTKSVKKTITTCAKLGIEYLTLYAFSTENWNRPKLEVEALMKILINSLKKELVTLQENNIRLNAIGNLEKLPKNAQKELLEVIEKTKNNTRLTLTLALSYGSREELVSAVKAISDKVKNNIISIDTIDDLIINEHLYTQNLPDVDLLIRTSGEHRISNFLLWQIAYAELYFTNVLWPDFKDQDLYEAIISYQKRERRFGKTSEQIK is encoded by the coding sequence ATGAATTTAATAGACTCTATAGATCACTCAAACTTACCTAAACATCTGGCCATTATCATGGACGGTAATGGACGATGGGCTAAGCAACAAGGCTTTTTAAGAGCTTTTGGACATGAAAACGGAACAAAATCTGTAAAAAAAACGATTACAACCTGTGCTAAACTAGGCATTGAGTATTTAACGCTGTATGCTTTTTCGACAGAAAACTGGAACCGCCCAAAACTGGAAGTTGAGGCTTTAATGAAAATACTGATCAATTCTTTAAAAAAAGAGCTGGTTACTTTGCAGGAAAACAATATCAGGCTTAATGCAATAGGCAATCTTGAAAAGTTACCAAAAAATGCTCAAAAAGAGCTTTTAGAGGTTATTGAAAAAACCAAAAACAACACTCGTCTTACGTTAACACTAGCCTTAAGCTACGGATCCAGAGAGGAATTAGTAAGTGCTGTAAAGGCAATTAGTGATAAAGTTAAAAATAATATAATTTCAATAGACACTATTGACGATTTAATTATAAATGAGCATCTTTACACGCAAAATTTACCAGACGTAGATTTATTAATACGAACAAGTGGAGAACATAGAATAAGTAATTTCTTGCTGTGGCAGATTGCCTATGCAGAATTGTATTTTACTAATGTCTTGTGGCCAGACTTTAAAGACCAGGATTTATATGAGGCTATTATTAGTTATCAAAAAAGAGAACGCAGATTTGGAAAAACCAGTGAACAAATTAAATAA
- a CDS encoding TonB-dependent receptor produces MRAIIFFLFFCFSSAFSQSKITLSGNIKSNENGALAGSNITFLSNNHKSHAVTDSVGNFSARFDSGILHMYVYQLGYVEKKIDLNLKKDTILSLVLERDPKILDEIVIANTKKSAISNTSGGKLTFNMKELSAVPTISGTTDIIRLLQLTPGVQNSGDANGYLYVRGGDPGHNAILYNGTPVYGMSHLLGIFPFYNADHIKDVEFDKSSSNSKYGGRLSSTTMLNSNKKLPSEFSVQGNVGLLASQLTLAVPVSDKTGFYISGRKTYIDEVLGLILNSGSDDNDVKDMKYGFSDGNFTFLSQVSKNNLLVVDAFASGDNLRIIDGNLELKTHFKWSNLTVSPSLITTVSPKVSMTNSVYFSRYSNELRMSQATIEFDVKSDVKDFGFANSVRYSVKNVPFESGLQYVYHNLRPQRVEVENLTTIDNKSQGDMNAYETAVFTTAKPRLFENLTADLGLRLNYYASGADSYLHFQPRVMLHYAANPKYSFYASYNKQYQYLSLITTSSVGIPTDFWIASSDGIKPQSSDEFSVGSNQNLSRNWSSSFGGFYRSMKNLLEYPYGITQFNEITTFKNDLYVGKGKAYGLEMMLKKSNGRFNGWLSYTLSWSDRNFDELNKGQTYFAKYDRRHNLSLVGIYDLSSKWNLSLTQIFSSGNRFTMPTSWYFINNNPVKEYSQYNNAHMPNYVRTDISASYFFVKTAKKESALNFSVYNTFNVPNPIYVVLNVRVGENKDKVVVWQDQKILYRILPSVSWRFKF; encoded by the coding sequence TTGAGGGCAATTATTTTTTTTCTGTTTTTCTGTTTTTCCAGTGCATTTTCTCAATCTAAAATTACACTTTCCGGAAATATAAAATCGAATGAAAACGGCGCTTTAGCCGGTTCTAATATTACCTTTCTTTCTAATAATCATAAATCACATGCTGTTACAGATTCGGTTGGGAATTTCTCAGCCCGATTCGATTCTGGAATTCTTCATATGTATGTTTATCAGCTTGGATATGTTGAAAAAAAGATCGATTTGAATCTTAAAAAAGATACAATCCTGTCGCTTGTTTTAGAAAGAGATCCTAAAATTTTGGATGAAATAGTAATCGCCAATACAAAAAAAAGTGCCATTTCAAACACATCTGGAGGTAAGCTTACTTTTAATATGAAAGAATTAAGCGCTGTGCCGACTATCTCAGGTACTACAGATATTATCAGGCTGTTGCAGTTGACTCCGGGAGTTCAGAATTCAGGTGATGCAAACGGATATTTGTATGTGCGTGGCGGCGATCCCGGACATAATGCCATTTTGTACAATGGAACTCCGGTTTACGGAATGTCGCATTTATTGGGGATTTTTCCTTTTTACAATGCCGATCATATTAAAGATGTCGAATTTGATAAGTCAAGTTCGAATTCAAAATATGGAGGACGTTTAAGTTCGACTACAATGTTAAACTCAAACAAAAAACTTCCTTCAGAATTTAGTGTGCAGGGAAATGTAGGACTTCTGGCATCGCAGTTGACATTGGCAGTTCCTGTTAGCGATAAAACCGGTTTTTATATTTCGGGAAGAAAAACCTACATCGATGAAGTTTTAGGGCTAATATTAAATTCAGGATCAGATGACAACGATGTCAAGGATATGAAATATGGCTTTTCTGATGGTAATTTTACTTTTTTGTCGCAGGTCTCAAAAAATAATCTGCTAGTTGTGGATGCTTTTGCAAGCGGTGATAATTTAAGAATTATTGATGGAAACCTCGAACTGAAAACCCATTTTAAATGGAGTAACTTAACAGTCTCGCCTTCGCTGATTACTACTGTTTCACCAAAAGTAAGTATGACAAATTCGGTTTACTTCAGCCGGTATTCGAATGAATTAAGAATGAGTCAGGCTACCATCGAGTTTGATGTTAAGTCAGATGTAAAAGATTTTGGATTTGCCAATTCAGTCCGGTATTCGGTTAAGAATGTTCCTTTTGAATCAGGATTGCAGTATGTATATCATAATTTACGTCCGCAAAGGGTAGAGGTAGAAAATCTGACTACAATCGATAACAAATCTCAGGGAGATATGAATGCCTATGAAACAGCAGTTTTTACCACGGCAAAACCAAGATTATTCGAAAACCTGACAGCTGATTTGGGGCTTAGACTTAATTATTATGCTTCGGGAGCTGATTCTTATCTGCATTTTCAGCCGCGTGTTATGCTGCATTATGCCGCAAATCCTAAATATTCTTTTTACGCATCTTACAACAAACAATATCAGTATTTAAGTTTGATAACAACTTCAAGTGTTGGAATTCCTACTGATTTCTGGATTGCCAGTTCCGACGGAATAAAACCACAGTCATCTGACGAATTTTCTGTTGGATCAAATCAGAATTTATCACGAAACTGGAGTTCTTCTTTTGGAGGATTTTACCGTTCGATGAAAAACCTGCTGGAATATCCGTACGGTATAACGCAGTTTAATGAAATTACGACTTTTAAAAATGATTTATATGTAGGTAAAGGAAAAGCGTACGGACTTGAAATGATGCTGAAAAAAAGCAACGGAAGATTTAACGGCTGGCTGAGTTATACCTTAAGCTGGTCTGATCGAAATTTTGACGAACTCAATAAAGGACAAACGTATTTTGCAAAATACGACAGACGTCATAATCTTTCTTTGGTTGGAATTTATGATTTAAGCTCAAAATGGAATTTAAGCCTCACGCAGATATTCAGTTCCGGAAACCGTTTCACAATGCCTACTTCCTGGTATTTTATAAACAACAATCCTGTTAAAGAATATTCGCAATACAATAATGCGCATATGCCCAATTATGTTCGTACAGATATTTCGGCAAGTTATTTTTTTGTAAAAACAGCAAAAAAAGAAAGTGCATTGAATTTTTCGGTATACAACACATTTAATGTTCCAAACCCAATTTATGTGGTTTTGAATGTGAGAGTGGGCGAAAATAAAGACAAAGTAGTCGTTTGGCAGGATCAAAAGATCTTGTATAGAATTCTTCCTTCTGTAAGCTGGAGATTTAAATTTTAA
- a CDS encoding OmpH family outer membrane protein, translating to MRKQFLFIFLALIVANTSQAQGKTTRIGYIDMEYILENVSDYKEATSQLELKAQKWKQEIEAKKLNINSLKENLKTEKALLTKELIEERETEIKFLETEMLDYQQKQFGADGNLIRQKSALAKPIQDQVFTAVQDIAEAKNYDFIFDKSSDLTMLFSNKRFDISDQVIRILNRTEKREQLTKKQLKEQEAKERQENAIDENPDLADRQKALDAKRAAREKLIEDRRLEQEAKKKEYDDRRKALQAEREAKKNGTVSETVKPAETAKTTETAKPAETAKTSTSETAKPAATTTTQTETAASKAEERQKLYEQRKKELEERRKKILEEREAAKKAKEADTQKTNTTNN from the coding sequence ATGAGAAAACAATTTTTATTTATATTTTTAGCCTTGATTGTAGCAAATACAAGTCAGGCACAAGGTAAAACGACTAGGATTGGTTACATTGATATGGAATACATCCTGGAAAATGTTTCTGATTATAAAGAAGCCACATCTCAATTAGAGTTAAAGGCCCAAAAATGGAAACAGGAAATCGAAGCCAAAAAATTAAATATAAATTCGTTAAAAGAGAATTTAAAAACTGAAAAAGCATTACTGACTAAAGAATTAATTGAAGAACGCGAAACTGAGATAAAATTTCTTGAAACCGAAATGCTGGATTACCAGCAAAAACAATTTGGAGCCGACGGAAATTTAATAAGACAAAAAAGCGCCTTGGCAAAGCCAATCCAGGATCAGGTTTTTACAGCTGTTCAGGATATTGCCGAAGCAAAAAATTATGATTTTATTTTTGATAAATCATCCGATCTGACGATGCTTTTCAGCAATAAAAGATTTGACATAAGCGATCAGGTAATACGTATTCTTAACAGAACGGAAAAACGCGAGCAGCTGACCAAAAAGCAGCTGAAAGAACAAGAAGCTAAGGAAAGACAGGAAAATGCGATCGATGAAAATCCGGATCTTGCTGACCGCCAAAAAGCATTAGATGCAAAGAGAGCCGCAAGGGAAAAGCTTATAGAAGACAGAAGACTGGAGCAGGAAGCGAAGAAGAAAGAGTATGACGACAGAAGAAAAGCACTTCAGGCTGAAAGAGAGGCCAAAAAAAATGGCACGGTTTCTGAAACTGTAAAACCAGCTGAAACTGCAAAAACGACTGAAACAGCAAAACCGGCAGAAACTGCAAAAACAAGCACAAGCGAAACTGCGAAACCTGCTGCGACAACAACAACACAGACAGAAACTGCAGCAAGTAAAGCCGAGGAAAGACAAAAGCTTTATGAACAGCGCAAAAAAGAATTAGAAGAAAGAAGAAAAAAAATACTCGAAGAACGAGAAGCGGCTAAAAAAGCAAAAGAAGCCGATACACAAAAAACAAATACGACCAATAATTAA
- a CDS encoding OmpH family outer membrane protein, whose protein sequence is MMKQIKNLLIAAILVLGASNTMNAQAKVAHVDVSEIMSKMPAMLDAQNQLQKLSGTYDAEYKKMVDEYQTKIKKYEAEAATVSEAVNGDRSKEVQDMQKRIVDYRDNAQKELQQKETDIVKPLMEKVRASIQKIGKAKGFQYILDGSTLLLADGPNITADVKKDLGF, encoded by the coding sequence ATGATGAAACAAATCAAAAATTTACTAATTGCTGCAATTCTAGTTTTAGGAGCGAGTAACACAATGAACGCACAGGCGAAGGTTGCCCATGTTGATGTTAGCGAGATTATGTCGAAAATGCCTGCTATGCTTGATGCTCAAAATCAACTGCAAAAATTAAGTGGTACATATGATGCTGAATACAAAAAGATGGTTGACGAATATCAAACTAAAATCAAAAAGTACGAAGCTGAAGCTGCAACTGTAAGTGAAGCTGTAAACGGAGATCGTTCTAAAGAAGTTCAGGATATGCAAAAGAGAATTGTTGACTACAGAGACAATGCTCAAAAAGAATTACAACAAAAAGAAACTGACATCGTAAAACCATTAATGGAAAAAGTAAGAGCTTCTATCCAAAAAATTGGAAAAGCTAAAGGTTTCCAATACATCTTAGATGGTTCTACTCTTTTATTAGCTGATGGTCCAAACATTACTGCTGATGTTAAAAAAGACTTAGGATTCTAA
- a CDS encoding pyridoxine 5'-phosphate synthase — MTKLSVNINKIATLRNARGGNVPDLLKVAADIQRFGSQGITIHPRPDERHIRYQDARDLKAVVTTEYNIEGNPQHNFIDLVLECKPDQVTLVPDAIGAITSSAGWDTINNQAYLTEVIQEFQRNGIRTSIFVDPVLEIIEGAKKTGTDRIELYTESFAHQYGLGNEKGIEPYTKAAELAIELGLGINAGHDLSLDNVQFFKQNIPGLLEVSIGHALISEALYLGLDNVVNMYLNKLK, encoded by the coding sequence ATGACAAAGTTAAGTGTTAATATCAATAAAATTGCAACGCTGCGTAATGCCAGAGGCGGAAATGTACCTGATTTATTAAAAGTGGCAGCCGATATTCAGCGTTTTGGTTCGCAGGGAATTACGATTCATCCGCGTCCGGATGAGCGTCATATTCGATATCAGGATGCACGCGATTTAAAAGCCGTAGTAACAACAGAATATAATATTGAAGGAAATCCGCAGCATAATTTTATTGATCTGGTTTTAGAATGCAAACCGGATCAGGTAACACTGGTTCCGGATGCCATAGGTGCTATTACATCATCTGCCGGCTGGGATACTATAAATAATCAGGCATATTTAACTGAGGTTATTCAGGAATTTCAAAGAAACGGAATTAGAACTTCGATTTTTGTTGATCCGGTTTTGGAAATTATAGAAGGTGCCAAAAAAACAGGAACAGACAGAATTGAATTGTATACCGAGTCTTTTGCACATCAATATGGTTTAGGAAACGAAAAAGGAATCGAACCGTATACAAAAGCAGCGGAACTGGCAATTGAATTAGGTTTGGGCATTAATGCCGGACACGATTTGAGCTTGGATAATGTTCAGTTTTTTAAACAAAATATTCCGGGATTATTAGAAGTTTCTATTGGTCACGCTTTAATTTCAGAAGCGCTTTATCTGGGTCTGGATAATGTGGTGAACATGTATCTGAATAAATTGAAGTAA
- a CDS encoding BamA/OMP85 family outer membrane protein gives MRLLLVIKKENADLEKPVNKLNNFLVQKRIQIVFTLLLLGSFSQIKAQERVPFDQGKKYILAKVSVVGKISFNEQTVVTFSGLQKGQEITVPGEEISGAIKKLGKLGLFDEIAFYINKVENDSIYLDLDIVELPKLNDVKIVGVKKSKVEGLIKDNNLTKNKIVNENLITTTKNYIENKYKKDGFYNTKVVITTTPDSTSGNQVNMLVRVDKGDKVKISKIDFTGNKQLTDSKLRAAMKDTKQKNVLRIFKASKFIPEKYKTDLEKVIAAYKEKGYRDARIIYDSVTYDKKKNMLAIKIDVEEGNKYYFGNIKFLGNTVYSDQQLNRYLGIKKGETYNGVLLEKRIADNTKPDGEDITNLYQNNGYLFSKINAVEVKTVNDTIDFEIRITEGPIAYFNKIYVTGNDKTNDHVIYRELRTKPGNKYSKEELVRTIREIGQLGFFDPEAIKPEFRNVDPGAGTVDIEYQLVEKGSSQVELQGGYGGGGFIGTLGLSFNNFSARKLFDKDAYKPLPMGDGQKVALRLQGSTYFQTYSVSFSEPWFGGKKPVQFSSSISYSKQFNNNYITRTVDRSQSFNIFTVQVGLAKRLTVPDDYFVLSQSVSYQHYDLNNYYTGLFTFGNGASRNLAYTIGISRSNKGVNPIFPTYGSEFSISAKVTPPYSLFNGVDYSDLKNQKEYKLQYTGDAKDGPDGTPIRPGDYLKAQNVNGTSQYVSVGSDYESADTDVAKVDQKKFNWLEYYKVKFKADWYTKVYGKLVLRTLTEFGFLGAYDQSRGVVPFERFYLGGDGMANYSMDGRENVQLRGYPNNSLTPINSVGQQIGATIYNKFSMELRYPITLKSSASIYALTFLEAGSAYDGFKNYNPFDLNRSAGAGLRVFMPAFGLLGIDFGYGFDALPGTNKPNGWETHFIIGQQF, from the coding sequence ATGAGGCTATTATTAGTTATCAAAAAAGAGAACGCAGATTTGGAAAAACCAGTGAACAAATTAAATAATTTTTTAGTGCAAAAAAGAATACAAATAGTCTTTACCCTTTTACTTCTGGGTAGTTTTTCACAAATTAAAGCTCAAGAAAGAGTTCCTTTTGATCAGGGAAAAAAATATATTCTGGCTAAAGTTTCTGTTGTTGGTAAAATAAGCTTTAACGAACAAACCGTTGTTACCTTCTCAGGCCTTCAAAAGGGTCAGGAAATTACCGTACCCGGTGAAGAAATCAGCGGTGCCATTAAAAAATTAGGAAAGCTTGGTCTTTTCGACGAAATTGCCTTCTATATTAATAAGGTAGAAAACGATAGTATTTATCTGGATTTGGATATTGTCGAACTTCCTAAATTAAACGATGTTAAAATAGTCGGCGTTAAGAAAAGTAAGGTCGAGGGTTTAATTAAGGATAACAATTTAACCAAAAATAAAATTGTAAACGAAAACTTAATTACAACAACCAAGAATTACATAGAAAACAAATACAAAAAAGACGGTTTCTACAACACAAAAGTAGTAATCACAACTACTCCTGACAGTACTTCCGGAAATCAGGTAAATATGCTTGTACGGGTAGATAAAGGTGATAAAGTAAAAATCAGCAAAATCGACTTTACAGGAAACAAACAGCTTACAGATTCGAAGCTGAGAGCTGCTATGAAAGATACGAAGCAGAAAAATGTCCTGCGTATTTTTAAAGCCTCTAAATTCATACCTGAAAAATACAAAACCGACTTAGAAAAAGTTATTGCAGCATACAAAGAAAAAGGATATCGTGATGCACGTATTATCTATGATTCTGTGACTTACGACAAGAAGAAAAACATGCTTGCTATTAAAATTGATGTAGAAGAAGGAAACAAATACTACTTTGGAAACATTAAATTCTTAGGAAATACTGTTTACTCAGATCAGCAGCTAAACCGTTATTTAGGTATCAAAAAAGGAGAAACATACAACGGTGTTTTACTTGAAAAAAGAATCGCAGATAACACTAAACCTGACGGAGAAGACATCACAAACTTATATCAGAACAACGGTTATTTATTCTCTAAAATTAATGCTGTAGAGGTAAAAACAGTAAACGATACAATCGATTTTGAGATTAGAATTACCGAAGGTCCTATCGCCTACTTCAACAAAATTTATGTTACAGGAAACGACAAAACAAATGACCACGTAATCTATCGTGAGTTAAGAACGAAACCTGGAAACAAATACAGTAAAGAAGAATTGGTAAGAACCATTCGTGAAATTGGACAATTAGGTTTCTTCGATCCTGAGGCAATTAAACCTGAGTTTAGAAACGTTGACCCTGGTGCAGGAACAGTTGATATCGAATACCAGTTAGTAGAAAAAGGATCAAGCCAGGTAGAGCTTCAAGGTGGTTATGGAGGCGGTGGTTTCATTGGAACCCTAGGTCTGTCATTTAACAACTTCTCGGCCAGAAAACTGTTTGATAAAGATGCTTACAAACCGCTTCCTATGGGAGACGGTCAAAAAGTAGCATTGCGTTTACAAGGAAGTACATACTTTCAAACGTATAGTGTTTCATTCTCTGAACCATGGTTTGGAGGTAAAAAACCGGTACAGTTCAGTTCTTCTATTTCATACAGTAAACAGTTCAACAACAATTATATAACAAGAACTGTTGACAGAAGCCAAAGTTTTAATATTTTTACAGTACAAGTTGGTTTAGCAAAACGTTTAACAGTACCTGATGATTATTTCGTACTTTCGCAATCTGTTAGTTACCAACACTATGATTTGAATAATTATTACACAGGATTGTTTACTTTTGGTAACGGAGCGTCGAGAAACCTTGCTTACACAATTGGAATTTCAAGAAGTAATAAAGGGGTTAACCCAATATTCCCAACTTATGGTTCTGAATTTAGTATCTCTGCAAAAGTAACGCCTCCTTATTCTTTGTTTAATGGAGTTGATTATTCTGATTTAAAAAATCAGAAAGAATATAAATTGCAATATACAGGAGATGCAAAAGATGGTCCTGACGGAACACCAATCAGACCTGGCGATTATCTAAAAGCACAAAACGTTAACGGAACCAGTCAATATGTGAGTGTGGGATCTGATTACGAAAGTGCAGACACTGATGTTGCAAAAGTAGACCAGAAAAAATTCAACTGGTTAGAATATTATAAAGTTAAATTCAAAGCCGACTGGTATACCAAAGTATATGGTAAATTAGTTTTAAGAACCTTAACTGAATTTGGTTTCTTAGGAGCTTACGATCAGTCAAGAGGTGTTGTACCGTTTGAGCGTTTTTATTTAGGAGGAGATGGTATGGCTAACTACTCAATGGATGGTAGAGAAAATGTCCAGTTAAGAGGTTATCCAAACAACTCATTAACACCTATAAACTCTGTAGGACAGCAAATCGGGGCAACAATTTATAACAAGTTCTCTATGGAACTTCGTTATCCAATTACATTAAAATCATCTGCTTCAATATACGCCTTAACATTCTTAGAAGCCGGTTCTGCTTATGATGGATTTAAAAACTATAACCCATTCGACTTAAATCGTTCGGCGGGTGCTGGTTTACGTGTGTTCATGCCTGCATTTGGATTATTAGGTATCGACTTTGGTTATGGTTTCGACGCATTGCCGGGTACTAACAAACCAAATGGATGGGAAACACATTTCATCATTGGACAACAATTTTAA
- a CDS encoding DUF6089 family protein, with amino-acid sequence MKKIFNLLLCFFPFIALNAQINELGVFIGGSNFVGDVGNTAYINPEKLAFGVLYKWNKSPRHSYRFSYTQSQITANDIHSEETGRNRRGYRFDNDVKEFSAGLEFNFFDFNLHDYHTKVTPYIYSGLSFFLYDGLYRYTTSPNVTYKVNSNSFAIPMTLGVKSNIFPNFVVGAEIGARYTFTDNIDGSNPKTSNINIKKFGNLNNNDWYVFSGITLTYTFGQKPCYCAE; translated from the coding sequence ATGAAGAAAATTTTTAATTTATTGTTATGTTTTTTCCCTTTTATCGCACTAAATGCTCAAATCAATGAGCTTGGTGTGTTTATTGGCGGAAGCAACTTTGTTGGAGATGTAGGAAACACAGCCTACATCAACCCTGAAAAACTGGCTTTTGGCGTTCTGTACAAGTGGAACAAAAGCCCGAGACATTCGTATCGTTTTTCGTATACCCAGTCACAAATTACAGCAAATGACATACACTCTGAGGAAACAGGAAGAAACAGAAGAGGATATCGTTTTGACAATGATGTAAAAGAGTTTTCTGCCGGTTTAGAATTTAATTTTTTTGATTTTAATCTTCATGATTATCATACAAAAGTTACACCTTATATATATTCGGGTCTGAGCTTTTTTCTTTATGATGGTTTATACCGTTATACAACCAGTCCAAATGTTACTTATAAAGTAAATTCTAATTCATTTGCAATACCAATGACACTGGGCGTTAAATCAAATATTTTCCCAAATTTTGTTGTGGGAGCCGAAATAGGTGCACGATATACTTTTACAGATAATATTGACGGGAGTAATCCTAAAACTAGTAATATAAACATTAAAAAATTTGGGAATTTAAACAATAATGACTGGTATGTCTTTTCTGGTATTACCTTAACGTATACCTTTGGGCAAAAACCGTGTTATTGCGCAGAATAA
- a CDS encoding NAD kinase, with product MKVAIYGQYYQNSTEPIIKDIFLFFNANNVEMVIEENFLKMLYEKQLVKKEYKTFSPSTTLDNSFEMLVSIGGDGTILRAAAFVRNSGVPLLGINAGRLGFLAKVQKENIDNLLQYVIDQNYTTSERTLLGLTCNPKNDAIEELNFAMNEVTVSRKDTTSMITVETYLNDEYLNSYWADGLIISTPTGSTGYSLSCGGPILTPDVKSLVITPIAPHNLTARPLVIPDDTEITLRVTGREDQYLVSLDSRTSSVKNESILKIKKTDYKIKMVEIPGETFLKTLRNKLLWGEDKRN from the coding sequence ATGAAAGTAGCCATTTACGGACAATATTATCAAAATAGTACGGAGCCCATCATAAAAGATATTTTCTTGTTTTTCAATGCCAATAACGTTGAAATGGTTATTGAAGAAAATTTCCTGAAAATGCTTTACGAAAAACAGCTTGTAAAAAAAGAATACAAAACGTTTTCGCCCAGTACGACTTTAGATAACAGTTTCGAAATGCTTGTAAGTATTGGAGGAGACGGAACGATTTTAAGAGCTGCCGCTTTTGTTCGTAATTCAGGTGTGCCCCTTTTGGGCATCAATGCCGGAAGGTTAGGTTTTTTAGCGAAAGTACAGAAAGAGAATATCGACAACCTGCTTCAATATGTTATTGACCAAAATTACACTACGTCTGAAAGAACTTTACTGGGTTTAACCTGCAACCCAAAAAATGATGCCATCGAAGAACTTAATTTTGCGATGAACGAAGTTACGGTGAGCAGAAAAGACACAACTTCGATGATTACAGTCGAAACCTACTTAAACGATGAATATTTAAATTCATACTGGGCAGATGGTCTTATCATTTCTACACCAACAGGTTCAACAGGATATTCTCTAAGCTGCGGCGGCCCAATATTAACTCCAGACGTTAAAAGTTTAGTAATAACTCCTATTGCACCACACAATTTAACTGCCAGACCTCTTGTAATTCCGGATGATACCGAGATTACACTTCGCGTAACAGGAAGAGAAGACCAATATTTGGTTTCTCTGGATTCCAGAACTTCTTCTGTAAAGAATGAATCAATTTTAAAAATTAAAAAAACCGATTATAAAATCAAAATGGTTGAAATTCCGGGCGAAACATTCTTAAAAACATTAAGAAACAAACTGCTTTGGGGAGAAGACAAGAGAAATTAA
- a CDS encoding CBS domain-containing protein → MTEITNYITNDFKAIDSQETIASIQDFFIDVNYSHFPVLEDGIFIGSISSDDIETFDADKKAIDYKYTLERFFARKSMIWLDVLEIFAKNHTNVIPILDENNIYIGYYEMEDIMNFFQETPFLKEQGGIIIVQKGLLDYSMSEITQIVESNNGKVLGCFVSEADLENVQITVKIGLGAINEIIQTFRRYGYEIISEHQEDTYINSLKERSDYLDKYLNI, encoded by the coding sequence ATGACAGAAATTACAAACTATATCACTAATGATTTCAAAGCGATTGATAGTCAGGAAACGATAGCCTCGATTCAGGACTTTTTTATCGATGTGAATTATTCTCATTTTCCTGTTTTAGAGGATGGAATTTTCATTGGAAGCATTTCTTCTGATGACATTGAAACTTTTGATGCAGACAAAAAAGCGATTGATTACAAATATACTTTAGAACGTTTTTTTGCCAGAAAATCGATGATCTGGCTTGATGTTTTAGAAATTTTCGCAAAAAACCATACCAATGTTATTCCAATTCTAGACGAGAACAATATCTATATAGGGTATTACGAAATGGAAGATATTATGAATTTCTTTCAGGAAACACCGTTTTTAAAAGAACAGGGAGGCATTATTATCGTTCAGAAAGGTCTTTTAGATTATTCGATGAGTGAAATCACGCAAATTGTAGAAAGCAATAACGGTAAGGTTTTGGGCTGTTTTGTGTCTGAAGCTGATTTAGAAAATGTTCAGATTACCGTAAAAATAGGTTTGGGAGCCATTAATGAAATCATCCAGACTTTTAGAAGATATGGATATGAGATCATTTCAGAACATCAGGAAGACACGTATATCAATAGTTTAAAAGAAAGATCCGATTATTTAGACAAGTACCTTAATATTTAA